A genomic window from Brevinematales bacterium includes:
- a CDS encoding peptidylprolyl isomerase, translating to MRKASFVFLLLSVFSFGFAREDEAAMPAASSAKKNPSALFETSMGNFKVELFLDKSPITVQNFIDLVNKGFYNGLIFHRVIADFMIQGGCPKGNGTGGPGYKIKDEFDPSLKHDGPGILSMANAGPNTGGSQFFITLVATPWLNGKHAIFGKVSEGLDVVMKIGKVKTGAMDKPVTPVVMKKISIIK from the coding sequence ATGAGAAAAGCAAGTTTCGTATTTCTGTTGTTATCCGTTTTCAGTTTCGGTTTCGCGCGTGAGGATGAGGCTGCTATGCCCGCCGCATCGTCCGCGAAGAAGAATCCTTCCGCGTTATTCGAGACCAGTATGGGCAATTTCAAAGTCGAGCTGTTCCTCGACAAGTCTCCGATCACGGTTCAGAACTTTATCGACCTCGTGAATAAAGGCTTCTATAACGGCTTGATCTTTCACCGCGTCATCGCCGATTTTATGATCCAGGGCGGATGCCCCAAGGGTAACGGTACGGGCGGCCCGGGCTATAAGATCAAGGACGAGTTCGACCCGTCGCTGAAGCATGACGGACCCGGCATCCTGTCGATGGCGAACGCCGGACCGAACACGGGCGGATCGCAGTTCTTTATCACTCTCGTCGCCACCCCGTGGCTGAACGGCAAGCACGCGATATTCGGGAAAGTGTCCGAAGGTTTGGACGTCGTCATGAAGATCGGAAAGGTCAAGACCGGGGCGATGGACAAACCGGTTACGCCCGTAGTAATGAAGAAGATTTCTATCATCAAGTAA
- a CDS encoding peptidylprolyl isomerase translates to MEYRASHILVKEKSLAEELLRQLRKGKNFAELAKQYSTCPSKSKGGDLGWFGPGKMVKPFEDAVARMRPGGLSGVVSTQFGYHIIKKTGEK, encoded by the coding sequence ATGGAATACCGCGCAAGTCACATACTGGTCAAGGAAAAATCTTTAGCTGAAGAACTTTTACGTCAGCTCCGCAAGGGGAAAAACTTCGCGGAGCTGGCTAAACAATACTCGACCTGCCCGAGCAAGAGCAAGGGCGGGGATTTGGGATGGTTCGGACCGGGTAAGATGGTCAAACCGTTCGAGGACGCGGTCGCGAGAATGCGCCCCGGCGGTCTGAGCGGTGTGGTCTCTACCCAGTTCGGCTATCATATTATAAAAAAGACAGGCGAGAAGTAG
- a CDS encoding STAS domain-containing protein: MLKVRIREHDDIVIFQLKGEVVVLNLQQIKTPFEEKIAIGKKQFIFNLELVTYMDSAAIGMFYTKLVTLKKEFGTVELIKPSASIRRIIESTKLVDLVSIYDNEKDAVDALK; the protein is encoded by the coding sequence ATGCTAAAAGTACGGATTAGGGAACATGACGATATCGTGATTTTTCAGCTCAAAGGGGAAGTGGTAGTGCTCAATCTCCAGCAGATAAAAACGCCCTTTGAGGAAAAAATCGCGATAGGTAAAAAGCAGTTCATATTTAATCTCGAACTGGTGACTTATATGGACAGCGCGGCTATCGGGATGTTTTATACAAAATTGGTTACCCTGAAAAAAGAGTTCGGGACGGTTGAACTGATTAAGCCGAGCGCGTCTATCAGAAGGATCATCGAATCGACGAAACTGGTTGATCTGGTAAGTATATATGACAATGAAAAAGACGCGGTTGACGCGTTGAAATAG
- a CDS encoding penicillin-binding protein 2, with protein sequence MRKGRVGLVIFFFVFFFIILLIRLTTVTFFPDPRLKTMAIIEPKRGVIYDVNGKELALYSPSFSVYARPDLLSPELRDYLYKILIQLNFMSKDDLQALYKEKGFVWLKRKITPSEKQVMDKLIAELKSKKAIKEDEIGVVEEQGRFYPYWYTGSMVGFVGIDNQGLGGIEYQFNSYLEKGNNVYTSIDPYVCAIIYDEIKNGVLQYEADMGSVVVMNVETREVIAMANFPTYDPNDFSTIKSNTIRPAGISEIYEPGSVMKIFTAANALNQKIASPHSPTYFCDSEFQVGDYTFTSPAVYGNVDLSGILQKSINVGMVQVAANFQKKQYYDYLKSLGFGSMPMIPLTGMESGILRPVDQWSYLSKYMLAIGQEIGVTTLQLAAAACVIAGGGVYKNPIIVRSVKDAAGVELFLPKTIEIPVISKDVCIKTLSMLKTVVSEQGTAIKAQVEGISIAGKTGTGQVAKKGGAGYYSDLYNAVFIGFVPADNPKLVIVVTLNRPHGPEHTGGGAAAPVFANIVRRIIISTSYL encoded by the coding sequence ATGCGGAAGGGAAGGGTCGGCCTCGTTATTTTTTTCTTTGTTTTCTTTTTTATCATCCTGTTAATCCGTTTGACTACCGTAACCTTTTTTCCAGACCCGCGCTTAAAAACCATGGCGATAATCGAACCCAAACGCGGGGTGATCTACGACGTCAACGGGAAGGAGCTTGCGCTCTACTCTCCCTCGTTTTCCGTATATGCCCGCCCCGACCTGCTTTCCCCCGAATTACGGGACTACCTCTATAAAATCCTGATCCAGCTGAACTTTATGTCGAAGGACGACCTTCAGGCGTTATATAAAGAAAAAGGCTTCGTTTGGCTGAAACGCAAGATCACGCCCAGCGAAAAACAGGTCATGGATAAGCTGATCGCTGAACTGAAAAGTAAAAAAGCCATCAAGGAAGACGAGATCGGAGTGGTCGAGGAACAGGGCCGTTTCTACCCCTACTGGTATACCGGCTCCATGGTCGGATTCGTGGGTATCGATAATCAGGGGCTCGGCGGCATTGAGTACCAGTTTAATTCCTACCTGGAAAAGGGCAATAACGTCTATACCTCCATCGACCCCTATGTCTGCGCGATTATCTACGACGAAATCAAAAACGGCGTCCTCCAATACGAGGCCGATATGGGCAGCGTCGTCGTCATGAATGTCGAGACCCGGGAAGTGATCGCGATGGCGAACTTCCCCACTTACGATCCCAACGACTTTTCGACGATTAAATCGAACACCATCCGCCCCGCAGGAATATCGGAAATTTACGAGCCCGGCTCGGTGATGAAGATATTTACCGCCGCCAACGCGCTGAACCAGAAAATCGCGTCCCCTCACAGCCCCACCTACTTTTGCGATTCCGAATTCCAAGTAGGCGATTATACCTTTACTTCCCCGGCGGTTTACGGAAATGTCGACCTGTCGGGCATTCTCCAGAAATCCATCAACGTCGGTATGGTGCAGGTCGCGGCGAATTTCCAGAAGAAACAGTACTACGATTATTTAAAAAGCCTCGGCTTCGGCAGTATGCCTATGATCCCGCTGACGGGGATGGAATCGGGCATACTCCGCCCCGTCGATCAGTGGTCTTACCTGTCTAAGTATATGCTCGCGATCGGCCAGGAGATCGGCGTAACCACCCTCCAGCTCGCCGCGGCGGCGTGCGTAATTGCGGGCGGGGGCGTCTATAAGAACCCGATCATCGTCCGTTCGGTGAAGGATGCGGCGGGAGTCGAATTATTCCTCCCAAAAACAATAGAAATTCCCGTTATTTCGAAGGATGTTTGCATCAAGACACTTTCGATGCTGAAAACGGTCGTGAGCGAACAAGGGACTGCCATCAAAGCGCAGGTCGAGGGCATCTCCATCGCGGGGAAAACCGGCACCGGGCAGGTCGCCAAAAAGGGCGGCGCGGGGTATTATTCCGATCTCTATAACGCCGTGTTTATCGGGTTTGTGCCCGCCGATAACCCGAAGCTGGTCATAGTCGTAACGCTTAACCGTCCGCACGGGCCGGAACATACCGGCGGAGGAGCCGCTGCGCCTGTTTTCGCGAATATCGTCAGGCGCATTATTATTTCCACCTCCTATCTGTAG